In Fervidobacterium nodosum Rt17-B1, one genomic interval encodes:
- the guaA gene encoding glutamine-hydrolyzing GMP synthase, with protein sequence MLEEKRNQKKETVVVLDFGSQYTQLILRRVRELGFYCELLPYDEPWENVEKLSPVAFILSGGPSSVYDENAPKIPQYVFDSNLPVLGICYGLQAIVHQLGGKVEKSTHREFGPATLNVIKHVGIFQNLPNSFTVWMSHSDRVEVLPENFEVIARSENSPYAAVRSIDDRFYGVQFHPEVAHTQFGKQILENFLKKVAKLNPNWKISNLAEQIIEDLRRKIDGRVILGLSGGVDSSVVAMLLHKAVPDKFIPIFVDTGLLRKNECIEVVKQFEEIGIHIHYVDASEKFLEVLDGVEDPEEKRKRIGHTFIDVFYEEAMKLKEKYGDIKYLAQGTLYPDIIESKVAERKAGAKIKTHHNVGGLPEKLPFEIIEPLRYLFKDEVRMLGQEIGLPSSILKRHPFPGPGLAVRIIGSVTREAVKTLQEADFIFIEELKKWDLYDKVWQAFAVLLPIKSVGVMGDYRTYENVIALRAVTSEDGMTADWAKLPHDFLNHVAKRIVNEVKGVNRVVYDITSKPPATIEWE encoded by the coding sequence ATGTTAGAGGAAAAGAGAAACCAAAAAAAAGAAACAGTCGTTGTGCTTGATTTTGGATCCCAGTACACTCAACTTATCCTTCGAAGAGTAAGGGAGTTGGGTTTTTATTGCGAACTGTTGCCTTACGATGAGCCTTGGGAAAATGTTGAAAAACTGTCACCTGTCGCATTTATTCTATCCGGTGGACCTTCCAGCGTTTACGATGAAAATGCACCAAAAATACCTCAGTATGTTTTCGATTCCAATCTTCCAGTGCTCGGTATCTGTTACGGATTACAGGCAATCGTTCACCAACTTGGTGGGAAAGTAGAAAAATCAACTCATAGAGAGTTTGGGCCAGCAACGTTAAATGTAATTAAACATGTTGGAATCTTCCAAAATTTACCGAATTCTTTCACAGTTTGGATGAGTCACTCAGATAGAGTGGAAGTTTTACCTGAAAACTTCGAAGTTATAGCTAGAAGTGAAAATTCACCTTATGCAGCTGTTAGAAGTATTGACGATAGATTTTATGGGGTACAATTTCATCCTGAAGTTGCCCACACTCAATTTGGTAAACAGATTCTTGAAAATTTTCTAAAGAAAGTAGCCAAACTCAATCCAAATTGGAAGATATCAAACCTTGCTGAGCAGATAATAGAAGATTTGAGAAGAAAAATAGACGGAAGAGTTATACTTGGGCTATCCGGTGGTGTGGATTCTTCGGTTGTAGCCATGTTGCTTCACAAAGCGGTACCAGACAAATTCATACCGATATTCGTTGACACGGGATTGCTAAGAAAAAATGAATGTATCGAAGTAGTTAAACAATTCGAAGAAATAGGCATACATATACACTATGTTGATGCCTCCGAGAAATTCTTGGAGGTGTTAGATGGTGTGGAAGACCCGGAAGAAAAAAGAAAGAGAATTGGTCACACGTTCATAGATGTTTTTTATGAAGAAGCAATGAAATTAAAAGAAAAGTATGGTGATATCAAATACTTAGCTCAAGGAACACTCTATCCGGATATTATCGAAAGTAAAGTTGCCGAAAGAAAAGCCGGTGCGAAGATAAAGACGCATCACAACGTTGGTGGGTTACCAGAGAAATTACCATTCGAAATTATCGAACCACTGAGATATCTCTTCAAAGATGAAGTAAGAATGTTAGGTCAAGAAATTGGCTTACCGTCAAGTATTTTGAAACGTCATCCATTTCCAGGTCCAGGATTAGCTGTGAGAATCATCGGATCTGTAACAAGAGAAGCTGTAAAAACATTGCAAGAGGCTGATTTCATATTCATAGAAGAACTTAAAAAATGGGACCTTTACGACAAAGTCTGGCAAGCATTTGCCGTATTATTACCGATTAAAAGCGTTGGAGTTATGGGAGATTACAGAACATATGAAAATGTTATCGCACTCAGAGCGGTAACAAGTGAAGATGGTATGACAGCAGATTGGGCAAAATTGCCACACGATTTTCTAAACCATGTGGCGAAAAGAATTGTCAACGAAGTAAAAGGAGTAAACAGAGTGGTTTACGATATCACATCGAAACCACCTGCAACAATCGAATGGGAATAA
- the aglB gene encoding cyclomaltodextrinase: MIYPLPSWVYESVIYQIFPDRFAIGKGKTVHDKAHLYTKRGGKIVEWNTLPKHKPNIEHCFEFYGGDLWGIAEKIDYLKDLGVNLIYTTPIFLSPSNHKYDIIDYMKIDPQFGGEAAFKYYLKKAKENGFRVMLDGVFNHLSKENKWFKSALRGKKEHLAKFSFYKNGYRAWQNVDGMPEWNWEETPVREYLLNVVEHYLKMGVDGWRLDVGFDVGYVNNALITSRAKSVSTEKYVVTETWNFPSNWEVVDGIMNYHFRESVIGWLNDSLKNIGYALQSAYDKTPNIYGCWNMLDSHDTQRIATVLPDKDLRKLAIALQFTYPGVPFVYYGSEIGMEGGWDPENRAGMIWDEKRWDNDLREFYKKLIKIRKTETALKIGTFEVINDEPLAFLRKAPYVLDDVIVVVNKSEKQEIALSVPDGRLLAGTCFVDLFTNEEFWIVGGILRINVPAKGFRILKATNKTKGNYNQYKRIY, from the coding sequence ATGATTTATCCACTCCCAAGTTGGGTTTACGAATCTGTGATTTATCAAATCTTTCCAGATAGATTTGCAATAGGTAAAGGAAAAACAGTGCATGATAAAGCACATCTTTACACAAAAAGAGGTGGAAAAATTGTTGAATGGAACACATTACCAAAACATAAGCCAAATATTGAACATTGTTTTGAATTCTACGGCGGAGATTTGTGGGGAATTGCTGAAAAGATAGACTATTTGAAAGATCTTGGCGTAAATTTGATTTATACAACTCCAATTTTCCTCTCACCTTCTAACCATAAATACGATATTATAGACTATATGAAAATCGATCCCCAATTCGGTGGTGAAGCGGCGTTCAAGTATTACCTAAAAAAAGCAAAAGAAAATGGATTTAGAGTTATGCTTGATGGTGTCTTTAATCACCTGAGTAAAGAAAATAAATGGTTTAAGAGTGCACTTAGAGGTAAAAAAGAGCATTTAGCTAAATTTTCATTTTATAAAAATGGTTACAGGGCGTGGCAAAACGTTGATGGTATGCCCGAATGGAATTGGGAAGAAACTCCGGTTAGAGAATATTTATTAAATGTTGTGGAGCATTACTTGAAAATGGGAGTAGATGGTTGGAGGTTGGATGTCGGATTCGATGTTGGATACGTTAATAATGCGCTTATAACATCAAGAGCAAAATCTGTATCAACTGAAAAGTATGTTGTAACGGAAACATGGAATTTTCCATCTAATTGGGAAGTGGTTGATGGGATAATGAATTATCATTTCAGGGAAAGTGTAATTGGCTGGTTGAATGATAGTCTTAAAAACATCGGTTACGCGCTTCAAAGCGCTTACGATAAAACACCGAATATTTACGGTTGTTGGAACATGTTGGATAGTCACGATACTCAAAGGATTGCAACCGTTTTGCCAGATAAAGATTTAAGGAAACTCGCGATAGCCCTACAATTCACTTATCCCGGTGTACCTTTTGTTTACTACGGAAGTGAAATTGGTATGGAAGGCGGTTGGGATCCAGAAAATAGAGCTGGTATGATATGGGATGAAAAACGATGGGACAACGATTTAAGAGAGTTTTACAAAAAGCTAATCAAGATAAGAAAAACAGAGACTGCTCTTAAAATAGGAACATTTGAAGTTATAAACGATGAACCTTTAGCCTTTTTAAGAAAAGCACCGTATGTACTCGATGATGTTATAGTTGTTGTTAACAAATCAGAAAAGCAAGAAATTGCTCTTTCTGTACCTGATGGAAGACTCCTTGCTGGTACGTGTTTTGTTGACTTATTCACCAACGAAGAGTTTTGGATTGTTGGTGGAATACTAAGAATAAATGTTCCAGCCAAAGGTTTCAGAATACTCAAGGCAACAAATAAAACCAAAGGTAATTACAACCAATATAAAAGAATTTATTGA
- a CDS encoding Na+/H+ antiporter NhaC family protein produces MQGTAWSILPPLVAIVLSFITKNVLLSLFLGIFTGGLLLSSFNPIAAVGYSLDKIIGSMADEWNAKLLLFNLLMGAGIAFIWKLGGSMALSEWAKKRIKSRKTANVTAWLLGIIVFFNDYINAAIVGNVTRDIFEEHKISREKLSYILDSTSAPVATFFISDWIAYQLSMIQNGMDAAGIKDVTPIKAFFGSIPFNFYCIFTVLFVGLIAITEWDFGPMLKAELRARKEGKTYRDGAVPMLNVDFELGEPITKKPMILTFVLPIVALIGVTLWGFYYTGAKAGGTTLIEKLGNADAATALLWGAFAMVITGMLIAAGFRLMNVSEMMKTFLDGLKLMLLACAILVLAWSIGSVTKDMELPKFVISMISEDASFALVPSIIFVVSMLISFATGTSWGTMAIMTPLAIPIAYKITGDAFFSVTVMAGVVFAGSIFGDHCSPISDTTVLSSIFSGSDHMDHVNTQIPYAMTTALVSLFLYLIFGFSKISAFVLIPVGIVILVILSRLLHISSMKKYNM; encoded by the coding sequence ATGCAAGGTACAGCTTGGTCTATATTGCCACCGCTTGTAGCTATTGTTCTCAGTTTCATCACCAAAAACGTTCTTCTTTCTCTTTTCCTGGGTATATTCACCGGTGGGTTACTCTTGAGTTCTTTCAACCCAATAGCCGCAGTTGGGTATTCGCTTGACAAAATTATAGGTTCTATGGCGGATGAATGGAATGCTAAACTTCTCCTTTTCAATTTGTTAATGGGAGCAGGTATAGCTTTTATATGGAAACTCGGAGGCAGTATGGCGTTGTCAGAATGGGCAAAAAAGCGTATAAAATCGAGGAAGACGGCCAATGTAACCGCATGGCTTCTTGGAATAATTGTTTTCTTCAACGATTACATCAATGCCGCCATTGTTGGAAATGTTACAAGAGATATATTTGAAGAACATAAGATATCAAGAGAAAAATTGTCTTATATCCTTGACTCTACCTCTGCACCTGTGGCAACATTCTTTATTTCTGATTGGATTGCATATCAATTATCTATGATTCAAAATGGTATGGATGCTGCGGGAATAAAGGATGTAACTCCTATAAAAGCCTTCTTTGGAAGCATACCGTTTAACTTTTATTGTATTTTTACTGTTTTGTTCGTTGGGTTAATTGCCATTACCGAATGGGATTTTGGACCAATGCTTAAAGCAGAATTAAGGGCGAGAAAAGAAGGAAAGACATATAGAGATGGGGCAGTGCCCATGCTTAACGTTGATTTCGAACTTGGGGAACCAATAACTAAAAAACCTATGATACTGACGTTTGTTTTACCTATCGTTGCTCTCATAGGAGTAACTCTCTGGGGATTTTATTATACAGGCGCAAAAGCCGGTGGAACAACTTTGATTGAAAAGTTAGGAAACGCGGATGCGGCAACTGCGTTGCTCTGGGGTGCTTTCGCAATGGTTATCACAGGCATGTTAATTGCTGCAGGATTTAGACTTATGAACGTCTCTGAAATGATGAAGACATTCCTTGACGGTTTGAAATTAATGTTACTCGCATGTGCTATACTTGTACTTGCATGGTCCATTGGAAGTGTGACAAAAGATATGGAGCTTCCAAAATTTGTAATTTCTATGATAAGCGAAGATGCTTCATTTGCTTTGGTACCAAGTATAATCTTTGTAGTCTCTATGCTTATCTCCTTTGCAACAGGCACATCATGGGGAACAATGGCAATTATGACACCTCTTGCAATACCGATTGCTTACAAAATTACTGGCGATGCATTTTTCTCTGTTACAGTAATGGCTGGAGTTGTTTTCGCAGGCTCAATATTTGGTGACCACTGTTCACCTATATCTGATACAACTGTTCTTTCCTCGATATTCTCTGGTTCAGACCATATGGACCACGTGAATACACAAATACCATACGCAATGACAACAGCACTGGTTTCACTTTTCTTATACTTAATTTTCGGTTTTTCAAAAATTTCAGCGTTTGTGCTCATACCAGTCGGAATTGTAATACTTGTTATCTTGTCAAGATTGCTTCATATATCAAGTATGAAAAAATACAATATGTAA
- a CDS encoding bifunctional aspartate carbamoyltransferase catalytic subunit/aspartate carbamoyltransferase regulatory subunit, translated as MKRDFLGRTLAVINDFSVEEQLFLYKSTQKLKEKIRNKEDVSEFQIKRETGIYIVFVEPSTRTKESFINAAKFHKNAKVNVFDSEHSSFNKQESYVDTFNMLTGYSGYSIFILRTRLEGVTRLLEQKVGEFAERHGIERPAFINGGDGKHEHPTQELLDEFTFLEQMNFDNSHIRIALVGDLLHGRTVHSKANGLKVFKNVEVDLIAPEELQMPKSYIEKMKRNGFEVRLYSSIDEYLETTNPAPIWYFTRLQLERMGEDILEKAHLLKKAVTFRKDMLDKIPEGTKFYHPLPRPKIDPEIPTFLDTLPLNGWEHQAINGYWVRVVLLSMLGGALLADFDTTKKREELPDDFIIPAPIVDGTKGVAKEGKRGIKPISNGTVIDHIAKGKTTEEIYNTIVKIRKILKIYDVDSADGIFKSADGNYKGYISLPDKYLSFKEIKKLAAISPNTTVNIIKDSRVVEKYRLQLPPRIYNFDEIRCKNENCITNPAHGENVSASFIQVDGKFVCEYCETPHEYHEIWNVK; from the coding sequence ATGAAGAGAGACTTTTTGGGAAGGACACTTGCGGTTATAAACGACTTTTCTGTTGAGGAACAACTTTTCTTGTATAAGAGTACGCAGAAGTTAAAAGAAAAGATTAGAAACAAAGAAGATGTTTCAGAATTTCAAATCAAACGAGAGACAGGTATATACATCGTCTTTGTAGAACCTTCCACACGTACAAAGGAATCGTTTATAAACGCCGCTAAATTCCACAAAAACGCAAAAGTAAATGTATTTGATTCAGAACACTCATCTTTTAATAAGCAAGAAAGCTATGTAGATACCTTTAACATGTTAACGGGTTACAGTGGATATTCAATTTTCATACTCAGAACAAGATTAGAAGGTGTTACACGCTTACTCGAGCAAAAAGTTGGTGAATTCGCAGAGAGACACGGAATCGAACGCCCAGCGTTTATTAATGGTGGAGATGGTAAACACGAACATCCAACACAAGAATTACTAGACGAATTCACTTTTTTAGAACAGATGAACTTCGATAATTCCCATATTCGAATCGCACTTGTCGGTGATTTGTTACATGGAAGAACTGTTCATTCAAAAGCCAATGGGTTGAAAGTCTTTAAAAATGTTGAAGTCGATTTAATAGCACCGGAAGAACTGCAAATGCCGAAAAGTTATATTGAAAAAATGAAGAGAAATGGGTTCGAAGTTAGATTGTATAGCTCGATAGATGAGTATTTAGAAACCACCAATCCCGCACCAATTTGGTACTTCACAAGATTACAACTTGAACGAATGGGAGAAGATATCCTCGAAAAAGCCCACCTTTTGAAAAAAGCAGTCACATTCAGAAAAGACATGCTCGATAAAATACCAGAAGGTACAAAGTTTTACCATCCACTTCCAAGGCCCAAGATTGATCCTGAAATTCCGACATTCTTAGACACGCTTCCACTAAATGGTTGGGAACATCAGGCGATTAATGGATATTGGGTGAGAGTTGTTTTGCTTTCCATGCTTGGTGGTGCACTTTTAGCGGATTTTGACACAACAAAGAAACGAGAAGAATTACCTGACGATTTTATAATCCCAGCTCCAATAGTTGATGGTACAAAAGGTGTTGCTAAAGAAGGCAAGCGAGGAATTAAACCCATCAGTAATGGTACGGTTATTGACCATATAGCGAAAGGTAAAACAACTGAAGAGATTTACAATACTATTGTAAAGATAAGAAAAATTCTCAAAATTTACGATGTGGATAGCGCTGATGGAATATTCAAATCTGCTGATGGAAATTACAAAGGGTACATAAGCCTTCCTGATAAATACCTCTCGTTCAAAGAAATAAAGAAATTAGCTGCCATTTCGCCGAATACGACAGTGAATATAATTAAAGATAGCAGAGTTGTAGAAAAGTACAGACTGCAGCTTCCACCGAGGATTTATAATTTCGATGAAATTAGGTGCAAAAACGAAAACTGTATCACAAACCCAGCGCATGGAGAGAATGTTTCGGCATCGTTTATTCAAGTTGATGGTAAATTTGTATGTGAATACTGTGAGACTCCTCACGAGTACCACGAAATTTGGAATGTAAAGTGA
- a CDS encoding redox-sensing transcriptional repressor Rex, translating into MNLEERKGILRFPKATFERLKIYHSLLTQLQNEGNVKYISSDEIADMLRITPEQVRKDFSFLETNGKPKVGYYIPELLAELDELFGTKDRDSIIIIGAGHLGQALANYKGFKNIGTQVVAIFDNDPAKIGQMVGELMILPLKDIPRVIRRFKVEIAAICVPESSAQEAADLLVGYGIKAIWNFSTKILDLPKDIIVQNEDITRGLLGIKHMLIERRQSEAEKSNVTK; encoded by the coding sequence ATGAACTTGGAAGAAAGAAAGGGGATCCTGAGGTTTCCAAAAGCAACATTTGAAAGGTTGAAGATTTACCATTCGCTGCTCACTCAACTTCAAAACGAAGGAAACGTTAAATACATTTCATCCGACGAGATAGCAGATATGCTCAGAATTACTCCAGAACAAGTTAGAAAAGATTTTTCATTTCTTGAAACAAACGGAAAGCCTAAGGTTGGATATTATATCCCGGAGTTACTTGCCGAATTAGATGAGTTATTTGGAACAAAAGATAGAGATAGCATAATCATAATTGGAGCGGGACATTTAGGACAGGCATTGGCAAATTACAAAGGTTTTAAAAACATAGGTACGCAAGTAGTTGCTATTTTCGATAACGATCCAGCGAAAATCGGTCAAATGGTTGGCGAGCTTATGATATTACCACTAAAAGATATTCCAAGAGTTATAAGAAGGTTCAAAGTAGAGATTGCAGCAATATGTGTTCCAGAAAGTTCAGCCCAAGAAGCCGCAGATTTACTCGTTGGATATGGAATAAAAGCAATTTGGAATTTCTCCACAAAGATTTTAGATTTACCTAAAGATATCATAGTACAAAACGAAGATATAACAAGGGGACTGCTCGGAATAAAACATATGTTAATCGAAAGAAGACAAAGCGAAGCTGAAAAGTCTAACGTAACTAAATAA
- a CDS encoding [FeFe] hydrogenase, group A — MKIKVNGREVEIRNDARNVLEALREVGIEIPNLCYLSETSVYGACRMCLVEVDGREITTSCTLMPREGMEIKTHTPKIYEMRKGILQLLLASHDGDCTTCEMNGKCKLQKYAQDFGLTTNRFEKISKKTITDKNSIIVRDNAKCILCGDCVRACDEIQTVAAIDFAYRGFEAQVVPSFEEKLENTECVFCGQCVAYCPTGALAIRNDVDKVYKAIEEGKYVIGMIAPAVRASLQEEFGMEDDIAMAGRMVSILKMIGFKKVFDVAFAADLVAYEEAHEFMERLENGEKLPQFTSCCPGWVKFAEQYYPEYLPNLSSVKSPQMALGAIIKKYYAREIGVNPEDIVLVSIMPCTAKKFEAEREEFEGDIDIVLTTRELVKIFKATGIDIKMVEPESFDRPYGLSSQSGLSFGKTGGVLGSVVKVIEDKVNVKSVNTREIAQGVNLTEVELENGKVVRGVAVFGLGNVRKVISDIKEGRLNADVVEVMACNYGCIGGGGQPYPNDVRTRARRAKILKETQSVDVLISPTENFHMRELYTKYFGAPLSHEAHEVLHTEYKHRKRIEEEEIEILPLPDVEDKVSVSVCLGTSCYSKGSYEILENLISLANKEEWAKNLEIKGTFCVENCGMAPNVVVNDKIVEQATIEKIKEVALNELGRKKGDPEVSKSNI; from the coding sequence ATGAAAATAAAAGTTAACGGTAGAGAAGTTGAAATTAGGAACGATGCAAGAAATGTTCTGGAAGCACTTAGAGAAGTGGGCATAGAGATACCAAACTTATGTTATCTCTCAGAAACTTCCGTTTACGGCGCATGTAGAATGTGCCTTGTAGAAGTCGATGGAAGAGAAATAACAACTTCATGTACACTTATGCCGAGGGAAGGAATGGAAATAAAGACACACACACCGAAGATTTACGAAATGAGAAAAGGTATACTCCAACTCTTACTTGCTTCTCACGATGGCGATTGTACAACATGTGAGATGAACGGAAAATGTAAACTTCAAAAGTATGCTCAAGATTTCGGACTTACAACAAATAGATTCGAAAAGATATCAAAGAAAACAATTACAGATAAAAATTCTATTATTGTTAGAGATAATGCAAAGTGTATACTCTGCGGTGATTGTGTAAGAGCATGTGATGAGATTCAAACAGTTGCAGCAATCGATTTTGCTTACAGGGGATTTGAAGCACAAGTTGTTCCTTCATTTGAAGAAAAACTTGAAAATACAGAATGTGTATTCTGCGGTCAATGTGTCGCTTACTGTCCAACAGGCGCTCTAGCTATAAGAAACGACGTTGACAAGGTTTATAAAGCAATTGAGGAAGGAAAGTACGTCATCGGTATGATTGCACCAGCAGTTAGGGCTTCATTACAAGAAGAGTTCGGTATGGAAGACGATATAGCAATGGCTGGTAGAATGGTATCTATTCTAAAGATGATAGGTTTCAAAAAAGTATTCGATGTTGCATTTGCGGCCGATTTAGTTGCATATGAAGAAGCGCATGAATTTATGGAAAGACTCGAAAATGGTGAAAAGTTACCACAATTCACATCATGTTGCCCTGGCTGGGTAAAATTCGCTGAACAATATTATCCAGAATATCTTCCAAACTTATCGAGTGTTAAATCACCACAGATGGCACTTGGAGCGATTATCAAAAAGTACTATGCACGAGAAATCGGTGTTAATCCAGAAGATATAGTTCTTGTTTCAATTATGCCATGTACCGCGAAGAAATTCGAAGCGGAAAGAGAAGAATTTGAAGGGGATATTGATATAGTCCTTACAACAAGAGAACTTGTTAAGATTTTCAAAGCAACGGGAATTGATATAAAGATGGTTGAACCGGAATCATTCGACAGACCTTACGGTCTTTCTTCTCAATCAGGATTGAGCTTTGGTAAGACAGGTGGAGTTTTGGGTAGCGTCGTAAAAGTTATAGAAGACAAAGTAAACGTTAAAAGCGTAAATACAAGAGAAATTGCTCAGGGTGTAAATTTAACAGAAGTGGAACTTGAAAATGGAAAAGTTGTAAGAGGTGTAGCTGTTTTCGGTCTTGGCAATGTTAGAAAGGTAATTAGTGACATAAAAGAAGGAAGGCTCAACGCAGACGTTGTTGAAGTCATGGCTTGTAACTATGGTTGTATCGGTGGCGGTGGACAACCATATCCAAACGATGTAAGAACAAGAGCAAGAAGAGCAAAGATTCTCAAGGAAACACAAAGTGTCGATGTACTTATATCACCAACGGAAAACTTCCATATGAGAGAACTTTACACAAAATACTTTGGAGCACCACTCAGCCACGAAGCACACGAAGTATTACATACTGAATACAAACACAGAAAGAGAATTGAAGAGGAAGAAATAGAAATACTCCCATTACCAGATGTTGAAGATAAAGTTTCCGTCAGTGTATGTCTCGGTACATCGTGCTATTCAAAAGGTTCATACGAAATTCTTGAAAACCTTATATCTTTAGCGAACAAAGAAGAATGGGCAAAGAACTTAGAGATTAAAGGTACATTCTGTGTAGAAAACTGTGGCATGGCACCAAACGTCGTAGTTAATGATAAAATAGTAGAGCAAGCAACAATCGAAAAAATAAAAGAGGTGGCGCTTAATGAACTTGGAAGAAAGAAAGGGGATCCTGAGGTTTCCAAAAGCAACATTTGA
- a CDS encoding NADH-quinone oxidoreductase subunit NuoF has product MAVAVERKFKNPADLLRYIEELKIKREKKLQKTSIYVCVGTGCTASGSRKVYAKFVEVINQKGLDVNIEKIDDDDTPVKKTGCCGLCSLGPLVKIMPYGITYSHVSVNDVEEIVERTLMKGEAIERLLLTDPITDKKVERLEDATFFKNQTFYIMEAIGTSECESIEDYMARGGYTSLAKVLSGMDRKEIIEQIKAAGLRGRGGGGFPTGLKWEAAYNSKGDIKYVVCNADEGDPGAFMNRTLLERDPHSVLEGMIIAAYTIGAQKGYAYIRAEYPIAVEMFNKAIEDAKEYGLLGENILGTDFSFELYVKEGAGAFVCGEETALLASIEGKRGVPRPRPPFPAQSGLWGKPTLINNVESYANVPKIIRDGVENYRKRGVEKSPGTKMFSVTGPLKLTGIIEIQFGTTLRYILDNICGGTSNGQKIKAIQIGGPSGACLPEELFDLPLDYDTLKSVGAMVGSGGIVAITEDRCMVEVARFFLDFTKRESCGKCVPCREGTTQAYNILEKFTQGKATYEDLETLEQLSEIIKTASLCGLGKTAPNPIISTLKYFKNEYIEHIEGKCPSGMCTAFKKYIIIPEKCKSCSLCARSCPNNAISGERGKPYVIDQDKCIKCGLCVTKCKFGAIELVG; this is encoded by the coding sequence ATGGCAGTAGCTGTTGAAAGAAAGTTCAAAAATCCAGCTGATTTGTTGAGATACATAGAAGAATTAAAAATAAAAAGAGAAAAGAAGCTCCAAAAAACATCTATATACGTATGTGTTGGTACAGGTTGTACCGCGAGTGGTTCGAGAAAGGTTTACGCTAAATTCGTCGAAGTTATAAATCAAAAAGGATTGGATGTAAATATAGAAAAGATTGACGATGATGACACACCAGTGAAAAAAACAGGATGCTGTGGATTATGTTCACTTGGCCCACTTGTAAAGATAATGCCATATGGAATTACATACAGCCATGTCAGTGTTAACGATGTTGAAGAAATAGTTGAGAGAACTCTTATGAAAGGCGAAGCAATTGAAAGGTTATTGCTTACAGACCCGATTACAGATAAAAAGGTTGAAAGGCTTGAAGATGCGACATTCTTTAAAAACCAAACATTTTACATAATGGAGGCAATAGGTACAAGCGAATGTGAAAGCATAGAGGATTACATGGCACGTGGTGGATATACTTCTCTTGCCAAAGTACTCTCTGGTATGGATAGGAAAGAGATAATAGAACAAATTAAAGCAGCTGGCCTGCGTGGTCGTGGTGGTGGTGGATTCCCAACGGGTTTAAAATGGGAGGCTGCCTATAATAGTAAAGGGGATATCAAATACGTTGTCTGTAACGCAGACGAAGGTGACCCAGGAGCATTTATGAACAGAACTTTGCTTGAAAGAGACCCACATTCTGTTCTTGAAGGTATGATTATCGCTGCGTACACAATCGGTGCGCAAAAGGGCTATGCGTACATCAGAGCTGAATACCCAATTGCAGTTGAGATGTTCAATAAAGCTATAGAAGATGCAAAAGAATACGGTTTGCTCGGTGAAAATATTTTAGGTACAGATTTCTCATTTGAATTGTACGTAAAAGAAGGTGCTGGAGCGTTTGTTTGTGGTGAGGAAACAGCTTTACTTGCATCTATCGAAGGTAAAAGAGGTGTACCAAGACCAAGACCTCCATTCCCAGCACAATCAGGTTTGTGGGGCAAGCCAACGTTAATAAACAATGTTGAGTCTTACGCAAATGTACCAAAGATAATTAGAGATGGTGTTGAAAATTATAGAAAACGCGGTGTTGAAAAATCACCTGGAACGAAGATGTTCTCAGTCACAGGGCCTCTCAAACTTACAGGTATCATTGAAATCCAATTTGGTACAACGTTAAGATATATACTTGACAATATCTGTGGTGGTACATCAAATGGTCAAAAGATAAAGGCTATACAAATCGGTGGACCATCAGGCGCATGTCTCCCAGAAGAATTATTCGATTTACCTCTTGATTACGACACGTTGAAATCAGTAGGTGCGATGGTTGGTTCAGGTGGTATCGTTGCAATTACGGAAGATAGGTGTATGGTCGAAGTTGCAAGGTTCTTCCTTGATTTTACAAAGCGTGAGTCATGTGGAAAGTGTGTACCATGTAGGGAAGGAACAACGCAAGCGTATAACATACTAGAAAAATTCACACAAGGTAAAGCTACTTACGAAGACCTTGAAACACTCGAACAATTGTCAGAAATAATCAAGACAGCATCACTATGTGGACTTGGTAAGACGGCTCCAAACCCAATTATCAGTACATTGAAGTATTTCAAAAATGAATACATCGAACATATAGAAGGTAAATGTCCGAGTGGAATGTGTACCGCGTTTAAGAAATACATTATCATACCCGAAAAGTGTAAGAGCTGTAGCTTGTGTGCGAGGAGTTGTCCAAATAATGCAATCAGTGGCGAAAGAGGTAAGCCTTACGTCATCGACCAGGATAAGTGTATTAAGTGTGGCTTGTGTGTAACGAAGTGTAAATTTGGCGCCATAGAACTTGTCGGTTAA